A genomic segment from Pollutimonas thiosulfatoxidans encodes:
- a CDS encoding nitric oxide reductase activation protein NorD, which translates to MAEAEDVITDVARHATIYARELWRRQRGPIHTPPPVELSDVAERLDLLIGAAFGSSYPLRAAQTPAIPSLLLRIFRRHDMPQGRTPLPATNGACLWLPPDVQTTDLNLAMQRYRAMALRLAMLARRGSAAAAAGISCPRTRGVYLLLEGMACDEAIASLLPGSRDSLNALRLWCLADRPDIHRVPPACRALEQLVQTVLQAPVGQPVPGLPWCRDAQASAASAALIAESQQAREATQGKPHTHALYKDYWTGDLLPPAAPEAVEIQPGPDDAGQPERPRSARMPRRPKERQAQPDEDDRPQGVWMVQTGPPLEQAEDPMGMQRPADRDEDTAAEEFADALSELPEARLVSTPGKAREVLLSDDPPDKRSRLQQQSSAKTGLELRYPEWDYRQQGYRHPGATVHLTPAIHGPQAWIDETLARHHALLDTIRKRFEMLQAERLWLRRRLDGDDIDLDACLDAFADVRAGLPMPQALYKQQRPQARDLAIVLLIDISGSTDSWLTANKRIIDVEREALLLVSIALEKMGAPYCIQAFSGEGPRGVTVNIVKDFDEAYGGEVALRIAGLEPQYYTRAGAALRHASATLMQQNAQHRLLLLLSDGKPNDVDEYEGQYGVQDMRRAVDEAKRQGIFPFCLTIDRQAASYLPAIFGARQYALLHKPEALPTVLLDWMRRLLSV; encoded by the coding sequence ATGGCTGAAGCCGAAGACGTCATCACCGATGTAGCGCGACACGCCACCATCTACGCACGCGAACTGTGGCGCCGCCAGCGCGGCCCCATACACACACCGCCGCCCGTTGAATTGAGCGATGTGGCCGAACGCCTGGACCTGCTGATCGGCGCCGCCTTCGGCAGCAGCTACCCGTTGCGGGCGGCGCAAACACCCGCCATACCCAGCCTGTTGCTACGCATCTTCCGGCGGCACGACATGCCGCAAGGGCGTACACCGCTGCCCGCCACCAATGGTGCCTGCCTGTGGTTGCCCCCCGATGTTCAAACCACCGACCTGAACCTGGCCATGCAACGCTATCGCGCCATGGCACTACGGCTGGCCATGCTGGCCCGACGCGGCAGCGCCGCAGCAGCAGCCGGCATTAGTTGCCCGCGTACGCGCGGCGTGTATTTACTGCTGGAGGGCATGGCCTGCGACGAAGCCATCGCGAGCCTGCTGCCCGGCAGCCGCGACAGCCTGAACGCCTTGCGGCTGTGGTGTCTGGCAGACAGGCCCGATATCCATCGCGTGCCCCCGGCATGCCGCGCGCTGGAACAACTAGTGCAAACCGTCCTGCAAGCGCCAGTGGGCCAGCCTGTACCCGGCTTGCCCTGGTGCCGTGACGCCCAGGCTTCTGCTGCTTCGGCCGCCCTTATTGCAGAATCGCAGCAAGCGCGGGAAGCCACCCAAGGCAAGCCGCACACGCATGCACTGTATAAAGATTACTGGACCGGCGATCTGCTGCCGCCCGCAGCGCCTGAGGCTGTCGAGATCCAACCGGGGCCGGACGATGCCGGGCAGCCCGAGCGCCCGCGCAGCGCCCGCATGCCGCGCCGCCCCAAAGAGCGACAAGCCCAGCCGGACGAGGACGACCGCCCCCAAGGGGTATGGATGGTGCAAACCGGCCCGCCGCTGGAACAAGCGGAAGACCCGATGGGCATGCAGCGCCCCGCCGACCGCGATGAAGACACCGCCGCTGAAGAGTTTGCCGATGCCTTGTCCGAGCTGCCCGAAGCGCGTTTGGTTTCCACACCCGGCAAGGCGCGTGAGGTATTGCTGTCGGACGACCCGCCCGACAAGCGTAGCCGACTGCAGCAACAGAGCAGCGCCAAGACAGGCCTGGAACTGCGCTACCCGGAATGGGACTACCGCCAACAAGGCTACCGCCACCCCGGCGCCACCGTCCACCTGACACCCGCCATCCATGGCCCCCAAGCCTGGATAGACGAGACGCTGGCGCGCCACCACGCGTTGCTGGACACCATACGCAAGCGCTTCGAAATGCTGCAAGCCGAGCGCCTATGGTTGCGCCGTCGGCTGGACGGCGACGACATCGACCTGGACGCCTGCCTGGATGCCTTTGCCGACGTACGTGCCGGCCTGCCCATGCCCCAGGCCTTGTACAAACAGCAGCGGCCCCAGGCACGCGACCTGGCCATCGTGCTGTTGATTGACATCAGCGGCTCCACCGACTCTTGGCTGACGGCCAACAAACGCATCATCGATGTGGAACGCGAAGCCCTGTTACTCGTCAGCATCGCCCTGGAGAAAATGGGCGCGCCGTACTGCATCCAGGCCTTCTCCGGCGAAGGCCCGCGCGGCGTTACCGTCAACATCGTAAAAGACTTTGACGAGGCCTATGGCGGGGAAGTGGCCCTGCGCATCGCCGGGCTGGAGCCCCAGTACTACACGCGGGCTGGCGCAGCGCTACGCCACGCCAGCGCCACCCTGATGCAGCAAAACGCCCAGCACCGACTATTGCTGCTGCTGTCCGACGGCAAGCCCAATGATGTCGATGAGTACGAGGGCCAGTATGGCGTGCAAGACATGCGCCGGGCTGTGGACGAGGCCAAGCGGCAAGGCATCTTTCCGTTTTGCCTGACCATAGACAGGCAGGCGGCCAGCTACCTGCCCGCCATCTTTGGGGCCAGGCAATATGCGCTGCTGCATAAGCCGGAAGCCTTGCCGACTGTGTTGCTGGACTGGATGCGCCGATTGCTGTCGGTTTAG
- a CDS encoding CbbQ/NirQ/NorQ/GpvN family protein, with protein sequence MKQAVEARSGASAQGAVDGARSTSPAPPYYLPCADEVQLFEQCHANQLAVMLKGPTGCGKTRFVEHMAWRLQRPLITISCHDDLSASDLIGRFLIQHDRTQWNDGPLTTALRSGAICYLDEVVEARQDTIVVLHSLTDHRRSLAIEKTGELIHAAPGFQLVVSYNPGYQRMLKDLKPSTRQRFVALDFNFPPAQQEIEIVMQESQLDRPTCAALVGLAEKLRSFADRGLAEVPSTRLLVATAMLIARGIPVKRACQVALVAPLSDDATLVGAMHDLVDLSFP encoded by the coding sequence ATGAAGCAAGCCGTTGAAGCGCGCAGCGGCGCAAGCGCCCAGGGTGCCGTAGACGGCGCCCGGTCGACCAGCCCTGCGCCCCCCTATTACCTGCCGTGCGCCGACGAAGTACAGCTCTTTGAACAATGCCACGCCAATCAGCTGGCCGTCATGCTTAAAGGCCCTACCGGCTGCGGCAAGACCAGGTTTGTAGAACACATGGCCTGGCGGCTGCAGCGGCCGCTGATCACCATATCGTGCCATGACGACCTTAGCGCCAGCGACCTGATCGGACGATTCTTGATCCAGCATGATCGCACCCAATGGAACGACGGCCCCCTGACCACCGCCCTGCGCAGCGGCGCCATCTGCTATCTGGATGAAGTGGTCGAGGCGCGCCAGGACACCATCGTCGTGCTGCATTCCCTGACCGACCATCGCCGCAGCCTGGCCATCGAGAAAACCGGCGAGCTGATCCATGCCGCCCCGGGCTTTCAGCTGGTGGTGTCCTACAACCCCGGCTACCAGCGCATGCTGAAAGACCTTAAGCCCAGCACCCGCCAGCGCTTCGTGGCACTGGATTTTAACTTTCCGCCGGCACAGCAAGAAATAGAAATCGTCATGCAGGAAAGCCAGCTGGACCGCCCCACCTGCGCAGCCCTGGTCGGCCTGGCAGAAAAGCTGCGCTCCTTCGCCGACCGCGGGCTGGCTGAAGTGCCCAGCACACGCTTGCTGGTGGCCACCGCCATGCTGATCGCACGCGGCATCCCGGTAAAGCGGGCCTGCCAGGTGGCGCTGGTGGCGCCCCTGTCGGACGATGCCACCCTGGTCGGCGCCATGCATGACCTGGTCGACCTAAGCTTCCCGTAG
- a CDS encoding cbb3-type cytochrome c oxidase subunit I, producing MRYRTQSVAYWYFALALILFGLQMVFGLLSAAKYLGPDPLLNVMAFDVTKTIHTNLLIVWVLTGFMGATYWVIVDESRAELHSVKLAYIQLILWAIMGVTAVIGYLFGYGTGNKLLEQPLPHKIVIVICMLIFLYNIGMTIKRSGRFTTTEGVLLLGLASSAVLYLPALLHYENYVVSIYYRWWTIHLWVEGVWEMIQGAFLAYLLIRLSGADREVLEKWLYVIVGLVFIAGILGTAHHYYWVGVPAYWLPLGGFFSALEPVALVGMAIYAYSAIRRTGVRHPNGLALHWTIGSAVFTLFGAGLLGLAHTFPDINKWTHGTLITAMHGHAAFYGAYVMIILAVITYAMPTMMVGRREQGSSIGYWAFWLQIAGMFGMTLSFATAGIGQVYLERVMGIGYLDVQLKIQVHFLMLVATASLFTVGVGLFIYDFFRHVPRLGGDDASSPTVGEAFSDEASR from the coding sequence ATGCGTTATAGAACTCAGTCAGTCGCCTATTGGTATTTCGCTCTGGCCTTGATCCTGTTCGGGCTGCAAATGGTGTTCGGCCTGCTGTCTGCCGCCAAGTATCTCGGGCCCGATCCCCTGCTTAACGTCATGGCGTTCGACGTGACCAAGACCATCCACACGAATCTACTTATTGTCTGGGTCTTGACGGGCTTCATGGGGGCCACTTATTGGGTGATCGTCGACGAATCGCGAGCGGAACTGCATAGCGTGAAGCTGGCGTATATACAGCTCATACTGTGGGCCATCATGGGCGTTACCGCAGTCATCGGCTATCTCTTTGGCTACGGCACGGGCAACAAGCTGCTGGAGCAGCCTCTGCCGCACAAGATCGTGATCGTTATCTGTATGCTGATCTTTCTGTACAACATCGGCATGACCATCAAGCGATCCGGTCGCTTCACCACCACCGAAGGCGTGCTGCTGCTGGGTCTGGCAAGCTCTGCCGTGCTTTACCTGCCTGCGCTGCTGCACTACGAAAACTACGTGGTGTCCATCTACTACCGCTGGTGGACCATACACCTGTGGGTGGAAGGCGTCTGGGAAATGATCCAGGGCGCCTTCCTGGCCTACCTGCTTATCCGTTTGTCGGGCGCCGATCGCGAGGTGCTGGAGAAGTGGCTGTATGTGATCGTGGGCCTGGTGTTCATTGCCGGCATCCTGGGTACCGCCCACCACTATTACTGGGTGGGCGTGCCCGCATACTGGCTGCCACTGGGCGGCTTCTTCAGCGCGCTGGAACCCGTGGCGCTGGTGGGCATGGCCATCTACGCCTACTCTGCCATACGGCGCACCGGTGTACGCCACCCTAACGGCCTGGCGTTGCACTGGACCATAGGCAGCGCCGTGTTCACCTTGTTCGGCGCCGGCTTGCTGGGCCTGGCGCATACTTTTCCTGACATCAACAAGTGGACACACGGTACGCTGATTACCGCCATGCACGGCCATGCCGCCTTCTATGGCGCCTACGTCATGATCATCCTGGCCGTTATCACCTATGCCATGCCCACGATGATGGTGGGGCGTCGCGAACAAGGCAGCTCGATCGGTTATTGGGCCTTCTGGCTGCAAATTGCCGGCATGTTCGGCATGACCCTGTCTTTTGCAACGGCCGGCATCGGCCAGGTGTACCTGGAGCGCGTAATGGGCATCGGCTACCTGGATGTCCAACTGAAAATACAGGTGCACTTCTTGATGCTGGTGGCCACGGCCTCGTTGTTTACCGTGGGCGTGGGCCTGTTCATCTACGACTTCTTCCGACATGTGCCGCGCCTGGGCGGCGATGACGCTAGCAGCCCGACTGTGGGTGAGGCCTTTAGCGATGAAGCAAGCCGTTGA